From the Takifugu flavidus isolate HTHZ2018 chromosome 12, ASM371156v2, whole genome shotgun sequence genome, one window contains:
- the stim1a gene encoding stromal interaction molecule 1a isoform X2: MELNKFMTLWIFSLCLVDKSRTDKTSSSSPEIQVAGNGVSDFCRIDKLLCNDENAILSFEAIRSIHKQMDDDANGNVDVAETDGFLREDLNYHDPKAKHNSFHGDDQLISVEDLWNAWKGSEVYNWTVDEVVEWLITYVELPQYAEVFRKMNFNGTVMPRLAVKNTTFTLSILKIQDRSHVQKLQLKSLDTVLFGAPLMNRHNHLKDFMLVVSIVIGMGGCWFAYIQNRYSKDHMKKMMKDLEGLQRAEQSLHDLQQKLQIAQEEHRTVESEKVNLEQKLRDEINTAKQEAQRLRELREGTVNELSRQKYAEEELEQVRMALKKAEKELESRSSWSPPESLQKWLQLTHEVEVQYYNIKKQNAERQLLVAKEGAEKIKKKRNTLFGTFHVAHSSSLDDVDHKILAAKQALGEVTAALRERLNRWQQIELLTGFTIVNNPGLPSLASSLNLDPTFMGGRATPQHFIMSDDMDDLDEDIVPGTLQSPSMMSLRQRHIDPQLAIGSQRDLNRSDSDSSLSLSQVGDRLSAYSSKGHLIKPTSLVHGLPGRAEDVMSLHSHTPNGGNRIHESSPMELVDDGPILTKNMQSLQTSPSLGEINSLTELSRSVSLNSTEPDTPSPTGGGQPGGKSSRIPQLSYKKSPLEEDSASTGDDTDSTASRKKHTFKIFKKQKK, from the exons ATGGAGCTTAACAAATTCATGACCTTGTGGATATTTTCCCTGTGCCTCGTTGACAAAAGTCGGACTGACAAAACAAGTTCATCCAGCCCCGAAATCCAGGTTGCTGGAAATGGAGTCTCAG ACTTCTGCCGCATCGATAAGCTGCTATGCAACGATGAGAATGCCATTCTCAGCTTTGAAGCCATCCGTAGTATCCACAAGCAGATGGATGATGATGCAAATGGCAACGTGGATGTGGCTGAGACAGATGGG TTTCTTCGAGAAGACCTAAATTACCACGATCCCAAGGCAAAGCACAACAGCTTCCATGGAGACGACCAGTTAATCAGCGTGGAGGACCTGTGGAACGCATGGAAGGGCTCTGAAG TGTATAACTGGACCGTGGACGAGGTGGTAGAATGGCTCATCACTTACGTGGAACTGCCACAGTATGCGGAGGTGTTTCGCAAAATGAATTTTAATGGAACTGTCATGCCAAG GCTGGCTGTGAAGAATACCACTTTCACTCTGTCTATTCTGAAGATTCAGGATCGCAGCCACGTTCAGAAGTTGCAACTCAAGTCTTTGGACACTGTGCTTTTTGGCGCACCTCTCA TGAACCGTCATAACCACTTGAAAGACTTCATGCTGGTCGTGTCCATCGTCATCGGCATGGGTGGCTGCTGGTTCGCCTATATCCAGAACCGTTACTCCAAGGACCacatgaagaagatgatgaaggaCCTGGAGGGGTTGCAGAGAGCTGAGCAGAGTCTACATGACTTACAACAAAA GCTGCAAATCGCCCAGGAGGAGCACCGAACAGTCGAATCGGAGAAGGTGAACCTCGAGCAAAAGCTGAGGGACGAAATCAACACAGCCAAGCAGGAAGCCCAACGGCTCAGGGAGCTTCGTGAAGGCACGGTCAATGAACTAAGTCGACAGAAGTATGCTGAAGAAGAGCTCGAACAG GTGCGGATGGCGTTGAAGAAAGCTGAGAAGGAGCTGGAGTCCCGAAGTAGCTGGTCACCTCCAGAGTCTCTGCAGAAGTGGTTGCAGCTCACCCATGAGGTGGAAGTGCAGTATTACAACATCAAGAAGCAGAACGCTGAACGCCAGCTCCTGGTGGCTAAAGAAGGG GCagagaagataaagaaaaagcGAAACACTCTGTTTGGGACCTTCCACGTGGCTCACAGTAGTTCCTTGGATGATGTGGACCACAAAATACTAGCCGCCAA ACAAGCCCTAGGCGAGGTGACAGCAGCCCTACGGGAGAGGCTCAATCGCTGGCAGCAGATTGAGCTGCTCACAGGTTTTACCATCGTCAATAACCCAGGCCTGCCATCCCTGGCCTCCTCCCTCAACCTGGACCCCACCTTCATGGGCGGCAGAGCTACGCCTCAGCACTTCATCATGTCTGACGACATGGACGACTTGGACGAGGATATCGTCCCCGGGACTCTGCAAT ctcCCAGTATGATGTCACTGCGCCAACGCCATATTGACCCCCAGCTGGCCATCGGCTCCCAGAG GGACCTAAACCGATCCGATTCCGACTCTTCGCTGTCACTCTCTCAAGTCGGTGACCGACTGTCTGCCTACAGCTCCAAAGGTCACCTGATCAAGCCCACCTCTCTGGTGCACGGCCTGCCCGGGCGCGCTGAAGATGTCATGTCGCTGCACAGTCACACCCCCAACGGAGGGAACCGCATTCACGAGTCCAGTCCCATGGAGCTGGTGGACGACGGCCCCATCCTCACGAAGAACATGCAGAGCCTGCAGACGTCGCCCAGCCTGGGAGAGATTAACAGCCTGACGGAATTGTCACGCTCGGTCAGCCTGAATTCCACCGAACCGGACACACCGTCGCCTACAGGAGGAGGGCAACCGGGGGGGAAGAGCAGCCGCATCCCACAGCTGTCCTACAAGAAGAGCcccctggaggaggacagcgcCTCTACAGGGGATGACACGGATTCCACTGCTAGCCGCAAGAAACACACCTTCAAGATCTTCAAGAAGCAGAAGAAATAA
- the stim1a gene encoding stromal interaction molecule 1a isoform X3, producing the protein MNFNGTVMPRLAVKNTTFTLSILKIQDRSHVQKLQLKSLDTVLFGAPLMNRHNHLKDFMLVVSIVIGMGGCWFAYIQNRYSKDHMKKMMKDLEGLQRAEQSLHDLQQKLQIAQEEHRTVESEKVNLEQKLRDEINTAKQEAQRLRELREGTVNELSRQKYAEEELEQVRMALKKAEKELESRSSWSPPESLQKWLQLTHEVEVQYYNIKKQNAERQLLVAKEGAEKIKKKRNTLFGTFHVAHSSSLDDVDHKILAAKQALGEVTAALRERLNRWQQIELLTGFTIVNNPGLPSLASSLNLDPTFMGGRATPQHFIMSDDMDDLDEDIVPGTLQSPSMMSLRQRHIDPQLAIGSQRLVESCLLAGQQGEGTPHQPRSRAAFRPTRSQSFGHLDCLSLPPLSSAVSHPSIICSSNPSPLPVSHLSYSSSCLPSSVGGVPHSSHMHHHSFQPMDPIPDFSFSDVSQLSHSDSLGDLNRSDSDSSLSLSQVGDRLSAYSSKGHLIKPTSLVHGLPGRAEDVMSLHSHTPNGGNRIHESSPMELVDDGPILTKNMQSLQTSPSLGEINSLTELSRSVSLNSTEPDTPSPTGGGQPGGKSSRIPQLSYKKSPLEEDSASTGDDTDSTASRKKHTFKIFKKQKK; encoded by the exons ATGAATTTTAATGGAACTGTCATGCCAAG GCTGGCTGTGAAGAATACCACTTTCACTCTGTCTATTCTGAAGATTCAGGATCGCAGCCACGTTCAGAAGTTGCAACTCAAGTCTTTGGACACTGTGCTTTTTGGCGCACCTCTCA TGAACCGTCATAACCACTTGAAAGACTTCATGCTGGTCGTGTCCATCGTCATCGGCATGGGTGGCTGCTGGTTCGCCTATATCCAGAACCGTTACTCCAAGGACCacatgaagaagatgatgaaggaCCTGGAGGGGTTGCAGAGAGCTGAGCAGAGTCTACATGACTTACAACAAAA GCTGCAAATCGCCCAGGAGGAGCACCGAACAGTCGAATCGGAGAAGGTGAACCTCGAGCAAAAGCTGAGGGACGAAATCAACACAGCCAAGCAGGAAGCCCAACGGCTCAGGGAGCTTCGTGAAGGCACGGTCAATGAACTAAGTCGACAGAAGTATGCTGAAGAAGAGCTCGAACAG GTGCGGATGGCGTTGAAGAAAGCTGAGAAGGAGCTGGAGTCCCGAAGTAGCTGGTCACCTCCAGAGTCTCTGCAGAAGTGGTTGCAGCTCACCCATGAGGTGGAAGTGCAGTATTACAACATCAAGAAGCAGAACGCTGAACGCCAGCTCCTGGTGGCTAAAGAAGGG GCagagaagataaagaaaaagcGAAACACTCTGTTTGGGACCTTCCACGTGGCTCACAGTAGTTCCTTGGATGATGTGGACCACAAAATACTAGCCGCCAA ACAAGCCCTAGGCGAGGTGACAGCAGCCCTACGGGAGAGGCTCAATCGCTGGCAGCAGATTGAGCTGCTCACAGGTTTTACCATCGTCAATAACCCAGGCCTGCCATCCCTGGCCTCCTCCCTCAACCTGGACCCCACCTTCATGGGCGGCAGAGCTACGCCTCAGCACTTCATCATGTCTGACGACATGGACGACTTGGACGAGGATATCGTCCCCGGGACTCTGCAAT ctcCCAGTATGATGTCACTGCGCCAACGCCATATTGACCCCCAGCTGGCCATCGGCTCCCAGAGGTTGGTAGAGAGCTGCCTGCTGGCTGggcagcagggggaggggaCCCCGCACCAGCCCAGGTCGAGGGCTGCCTTCAGGCCGACGCGCAGCCAGTCGTTCGGGCATCTCGACTGTCTTTCCCTGCCTCCTCTTTCCTCGGCTGtatctcatccctccatcatctgttCCTCCAACCCCAGCCCTCTGCCCGTCTCCCATTTGTCGTACTCTTCCTCCTGCTTGCCCAGCTCTGTGGGTGGTGTCCCTCATTCTTCACATATGCATCATCATTCTTTCCAGCCTATGGACCCCATACCTGATTTTTCCTTCTCAGATGTCTCCCAGCTCTCACACAGCGACAGTCTTGG GGACCTAAACCGATCCGATTCCGACTCTTCGCTGTCACTCTCTCAAGTCGGTGACCGACTGTCTGCCTACAGCTCCAAAGGTCACCTGATCAAGCCCACCTCTCTGGTGCACGGCCTGCCCGGGCGCGCTGAAGATGTCATGTCGCTGCACAGTCACACCCCCAACGGAGGGAACCGCATTCACGAGTCCAGTCCCATGGAGCTGGTGGACGACGGCCCCATCCTCACGAAGAACATGCAGAGCCTGCAGACGTCGCCCAGCCTGGGAGAGATTAACAGCCTGACGGAATTGTCACGCTCGGTCAGCCTGAATTCCACCGAACCGGACACACCGTCGCCTACAGGAGGAGGGCAACCGGGGGGGAAGAGCAGCCGCATCCCACAGCTGTCCTACAAGAAGAGCcccctggaggaggacagcgcCTCTACAGGGGATGACACGGATTCCACTGCTAGCCGCAAGAAACACACCTTCAAGATCTTCAAGAAGCAGAAGAAATAA
- the stim1a gene encoding stromal interaction molecule 1a isoform X1 produces MELNKFMTLWIFSLCLVDKSRTDKTSSSSPEIQVAGNGVSDFCRIDKLLCNDENAILSFEAIRSIHKQMDDDANGNVDVAETDGFLREDLNYHDPKAKHNSFHGDDQLISVEDLWNAWKGSEVYNWTVDEVVEWLITYVELPQYAEVFRKMNFNGTVMPRLAVKNTTFTLSILKIQDRSHVQKLQLKSLDTVLFGAPLMNRHNHLKDFMLVVSIVIGMGGCWFAYIQNRYSKDHMKKMMKDLEGLQRAEQSLHDLQQKLQIAQEEHRTVESEKVNLEQKLRDEINTAKQEAQRLRELREGTVNELSRQKYAEEELEQVRMALKKAEKELESRSSWSPPESLQKWLQLTHEVEVQYYNIKKQNAERQLLVAKEGAEKIKKKRNTLFGTFHVAHSSSLDDVDHKILAAKQALGEVTAALRERLNRWQQIELLTGFTIVNNPGLPSLASSLNLDPTFMGGRATPQHFIMSDDMDDLDEDIVPGTLQSPSMMSLRQRHIDPQLAIGSQRLVESCLLAGQQGEGTPHQPRSRAAFRPTRSQSFGHLDCLSLPPLSSAVSHPSIICSSNPSPLPVSHLSYSSSCLPSSVGGVPHSSHMHHHSFQPMDPIPDFSFSDVSQLSHSDSLGDLNRSDSDSSLSLSQVGDRLSAYSSKGHLIKPTSLVHGLPGRAEDVMSLHSHTPNGGNRIHESSPMELVDDGPILTKNMQSLQTSPSLGEINSLTELSRSVSLNSTEPDTPSPTGGGQPGGKSSRIPQLSYKKSPLEEDSASTGDDTDSTASRKKHTFKIFKKQKK; encoded by the exons ATGGAGCTTAACAAATTCATGACCTTGTGGATATTTTCCCTGTGCCTCGTTGACAAAAGTCGGACTGACAAAACAAGTTCATCCAGCCCCGAAATCCAGGTTGCTGGAAATGGAGTCTCAG ACTTCTGCCGCATCGATAAGCTGCTATGCAACGATGAGAATGCCATTCTCAGCTTTGAAGCCATCCGTAGTATCCACAAGCAGATGGATGATGATGCAAATGGCAACGTGGATGTGGCTGAGACAGATGGG TTTCTTCGAGAAGACCTAAATTACCACGATCCCAAGGCAAAGCACAACAGCTTCCATGGAGACGACCAGTTAATCAGCGTGGAGGACCTGTGGAACGCATGGAAGGGCTCTGAAG TGTATAACTGGACCGTGGACGAGGTGGTAGAATGGCTCATCACTTACGTGGAACTGCCACAGTATGCGGAGGTGTTTCGCAAAATGAATTTTAATGGAACTGTCATGCCAAG GCTGGCTGTGAAGAATACCACTTTCACTCTGTCTATTCTGAAGATTCAGGATCGCAGCCACGTTCAGAAGTTGCAACTCAAGTCTTTGGACACTGTGCTTTTTGGCGCACCTCTCA TGAACCGTCATAACCACTTGAAAGACTTCATGCTGGTCGTGTCCATCGTCATCGGCATGGGTGGCTGCTGGTTCGCCTATATCCAGAACCGTTACTCCAAGGACCacatgaagaagatgatgaaggaCCTGGAGGGGTTGCAGAGAGCTGAGCAGAGTCTACATGACTTACAACAAAA GCTGCAAATCGCCCAGGAGGAGCACCGAACAGTCGAATCGGAGAAGGTGAACCTCGAGCAAAAGCTGAGGGACGAAATCAACACAGCCAAGCAGGAAGCCCAACGGCTCAGGGAGCTTCGTGAAGGCACGGTCAATGAACTAAGTCGACAGAAGTATGCTGAAGAAGAGCTCGAACAG GTGCGGATGGCGTTGAAGAAAGCTGAGAAGGAGCTGGAGTCCCGAAGTAGCTGGTCACCTCCAGAGTCTCTGCAGAAGTGGTTGCAGCTCACCCATGAGGTGGAAGTGCAGTATTACAACATCAAGAAGCAGAACGCTGAACGCCAGCTCCTGGTGGCTAAAGAAGGG GCagagaagataaagaaaaagcGAAACACTCTGTTTGGGACCTTCCACGTGGCTCACAGTAGTTCCTTGGATGATGTGGACCACAAAATACTAGCCGCCAA ACAAGCCCTAGGCGAGGTGACAGCAGCCCTACGGGAGAGGCTCAATCGCTGGCAGCAGATTGAGCTGCTCACAGGTTTTACCATCGTCAATAACCCAGGCCTGCCATCCCTGGCCTCCTCCCTCAACCTGGACCCCACCTTCATGGGCGGCAGAGCTACGCCTCAGCACTTCATCATGTCTGACGACATGGACGACTTGGACGAGGATATCGTCCCCGGGACTCTGCAAT ctcCCAGTATGATGTCACTGCGCCAACGCCATATTGACCCCCAGCTGGCCATCGGCTCCCAGAGGTTGGTAGAGAGCTGCCTGCTGGCTGggcagcagggggaggggaCCCCGCACCAGCCCAGGTCGAGGGCTGCCTTCAGGCCGACGCGCAGCCAGTCGTTCGGGCATCTCGACTGTCTTTCCCTGCCTCCTCTTTCCTCGGCTGtatctcatccctccatcatctgttCCTCCAACCCCAGCCCTCTGCCCGTCTCCCATTTGTCGTACTCTTCCTCCTGCTTGCCCAGCTCTGTGGGTGGTGTCCCTCATTCTTCACATATGCATCATCATTCTTTCCAGCCTATGGACCCCATACCTGATTTTTCCTTCTCAGATGTCTCCCAGCTCTCACACAGCGACAGTCTTGG GGACCTAAACCGATCCGATTCCGACTCTTCGCTGTCACTCTCTCAAGTCGGTGACCGACTGTCTGCCTACAGCTCCAAAGGTCACCTGATCAAGCCCACCTCTCTGGTGCACGGCCTGCCCGGGCGCGCTGAAGATGTCATGTCGCTGCACAGTCACACCCCCAACGGAGGGAACCGCATTCACGAGTCCAGTCCCATGGAGCTGGTGGACGACGGCCCCATCCTCACGAAGAACATGCAGAGCCTGCAGACGTCGCCCAGCCTGGGAGAGATTAACAGCCTGACGGAATTGTCACGCTCGGTCAGCCTGAATTCCACCGAACCGGACACACCGTCGCCTACAGGAGGAGGGCAACCGGGGGGGAAGAGCAGCCGCATCCCACAGCTGTCCTACAAGAAGAGCcccctggaggaggacagcgcCTCTACAGGGGATGACACGGATTCCACTGCTAGCCGCAAGAAACACACCTTCAAGATCTTCAAGAAGCAGAAGAAATAA
- the LOC130534842 gene encoding protein sel-1 homolog 3: MCVLSLGGVCRPLNIYLQQREVEQDHIRITRHLSPSLNVFIMEIPVRILSFLYFLCVQVVWGLDQVKLLNPPQQPVPGHFLKILFSCDKPASVQLDCMVTFDTGVTATHTLRRWRCLPSDPKIHILELKLPDWLVYRADGIVPASQEVLSCILLASIRRGGLEESVAAQDVASLQLQSHFDRPVKEHPLCFSWSTQMLRLTHRYWIKLCPVERETVHLLSSIYASTGEGFGITKTLEAYTSPYLEHTRLKAVTFPWCTFSVWVLMTRHCQHRLCGLFYHLDSEDNYATPALFLTASGQLHVQMKGKSGESAFTSTFRVPLSRWCQISVMMQGATATVSMLCVDETQRTFHSMEHTFDHVTLDDTEGYFVIGGGKYIHGMEGYFGPLVYYRNRIPPDTLSEAVIPDVIRIVNLTGWVQSCQAFQLEMTVKIGGYFLMAEYEAGNSCLDVFHEWMVKDRQTFNSQCGLWEETAPRRKKAAKLAKFLTLKHGRRTSLPAVGRALYSLSCQKLEEAGTIAAICRTLPLLLQAGCLGESKALYMSSVLYSTDLGVKKQPWKVWLLALLAAQRDDRLALLQLGHMHHRGVHGLTVDPDLAYAYYANIAQQTILDRQNPTPEQTYVEAVYLNDDETLNQQTNEKHHIFQWLRLQARRGTVEAEQALARMLYWGYQGVTPNIRKAVRHYERGAVQLEDPVSMYDYGIVLLQGQGVEKDIPKAVTFLQKAMDQGFVPAINALAWYYEQFEQDYKRAVELWEQADLLLSPDAALNLGVVHSQGLYPGKAADQYMAYKYYEKAAERGHIRGAISLAEVWTTGIPGRVGRHPADAVLWVKWAAEHNGHLGGLLRKALNSYLERDIFPSLLFYMMAAESGYAAAQFNAAYLCEQHARGLLDHDSASRCMRRYYNLTIQGQNPNTYALIRMGDLLHEGHKDPFTAAEMYTKAALRNDPQGWYSLGLLIEDGFSLPLSILLELGLSELYLADRSLLLSTLYSRCRDSENTDSYLPCSLALFNVHLQSFQREYGAAMKFSVAVAVVAVLCSFGAIRRSVISRS, encoded by the exons ATGTGTGTGCTGTCATTGGGTGGAGTCTGCAGGCCTTTAAATATTTACCTGCAGCAACGTGAGGTGGAGCAGGATCATATCCGGATCACAAGACATCTTTCTCCCAGCCTGAACGTCTTTATTATGGAGATACCAGTGAGAATTCTTTCTTTCctgtatttcctgtgtgtgcag GTGGTTTGGGGTCTCGACCAGGTGAAGCTCCTGAATCCACCACAGCAGCCGGTCCCTGGTCATTTCTTAAAAATCCTGTTCTCTTGTGACAAGCCCGCTTCAGTTCAGCTGGACTGTatggtgacctttgacactgGAGTTACCGCCACCCACACCTTAAGACGATGGCGGTGTCTCCCCAGCGACCCTAAAATACACATTTTGGAGCTGAAGCTTCCTGATTGGTTGGTGTATCGAGCTGATGGGATTGTTCCTGCCTCCCAGGAGGTGCTCAGTTGTATCCTGCTGGCATCGATCAGACGCGGAGGATTGGAGGAGTCTGTCGCTGCTCAGGATGTGGCGAGTTTGCAGCTCCAGTCTCATTTTGATCGACCTGTGAAAGAGCATCCGCTGTGCTTTTCCTGGAGCACCCAGATGCTTCGATTAACTCATCGGTATTGGATTAAACTTTGCCCTGTGGAGAGAG AAACGGTGCATTTGCTGTCTTCAATATATGCTTCAACTGGAGAAGGCTTTGGAATCACAAAGACTCTGGAGGCCTACACCAGCCCGTATCTGGAGCACACCCGTTTAAAAGCTGTCACTTTTCCATG gtgcacgtTCTCCGTGTGGGTATTAATGACCAGACACTGCCAGCATCGGCTGTGTGGATTGTTTTACCATCTAGATTCAGAGGATAACTATGCCACGCCAGCGCTCTTCCTTACAGCTTCAG GTCAGCTGCACGTCCAGATGAAAGGGAAATCTGGAGAATCTGCATTTACCTCAACCTTCCGGGTTCCTTTAAGCAGGTGGTGCCAGATCAGTGTGATGATGCAAGGTGCCACG GCGACAGTCTCCATGCTGTGTGTGGATGAGACTCAAAGAACGTTTCATTCTATGGAACACAC GTTTGATCATGTTACCCTGGATGACACAGAGGGATACTTTGTGATTGGTGGAGGGAAATATATACACGGCATGGAAGGTTATTTTGGACCATTGGTTTACTACCGCAACAGAATACCACCTGACACTCTG TCTGAAGCTGTGATTCCAGATGTGATTAGGATCGTGAACCTGACAGGATGGGTGCAGAGCTGTCAAGCATTTCAGCTGGAGATGACTGTGAAGATCGGTGGCTATTTCCTCATGGCCGAATACGAGGCTGGTA actCTTGTTTGGACGTCTTCCATGAGTGGATGGTGAAAGACAGGCAGACATTCAACTCCCAGTGTGgtttgtgggaggaaactgcaCCTCGGCGAAAGAAAGCTGCAAAACTGGCCAAGTTTCTGACTCTTAAACATG GGAGACGAACCAGCCTGCCAGCTGTGGGGAGGGCATTGTACTCCTTATCCTgccagaagctggaggaagcaGGCACTATTGCTGCCATCTGCAGAACATTACCGCTGCTGCTACAAGCTGGCTGTTTAGGAGAATCCAAAGCTCTGTACATGTCATCAGTGCTCTACAGCACAGATCTTGGGGTCAAGAAACAGCCCTGGAAG GTTTGGCTTCTGGCCCTGCTGGCAGCCCAGAGAGATGATCGATTAGCACTCCTGCAACTTGGACACATGCACCACCGGGGGGTCCACGGCCTCACTGTGGATCCGGACCTGGCCTACGCATATTATGCAAATATTGCTCAACAGACAATTTTAGATCGTCAAAATCCCACCCCAGAGCAG acaTATGTTGAGGCCGTTTACCTCAACGATGACGAGACGCTGAACCAGCAGACCAATGAGAAGCACCATATCTTCCAGTGGCTCAGGCTTCAGGCGCGACGGGGTACGGTGGAAGCCGAG CAAGCGCTTGCCCGCATGCTGTACTGGGGCTACCAGGGAGTGACTCCAAACATCCGGAAAGCTGTCAGGCACTATGAGAGAGGAGCCGTCCAGCTGGAGGACCCGGTGTCCATGTATGACTACGGCATTGTCCTCCTACAG GGACAAGGAGTTGAAAAGGACATCCCAAAAGCTGTCACGTTCCTGCAGAAAGCAATGGACCAG ggttTTGTTCCCGCCATCAATGCACTCGCGTGGTACTATGAGCAGTTCGAGCAGGACTACAAGCGTGCGGTGGAGCTGTGGGAGCAAGCcgacctcctcctctccccagaTGCCGCCCTGAATCTGGGCGTCGTGCACTCGCAGGGTCTGTATCCGGGGAAAGCTGCCGACCAG TATATGGCGTACAAGTACTACGAGAAAGCTGCAGAGAGGGGGCACATCAGGGGAGCCATCAGCCTGGCTGAGGTGTGGACCACAGGCATCCCTGGACGTGTCGGCAGACACCCAGCAGACGCTGTTTT ATGGGTGAAGTGGGCAGCAGAGCACAACGGGCACCTCGGCGGCCTCCTGCGTAAAGCCTTGAATTCCTATCTTGAGCGTGACAT CTTCCCGTCGTTGTTATTTTACATGATGGCGGCTGAGTCGGGGTACGCGGCGGCCCAGTTCAACGCGGCCTACCTGTGCGAACAACACGCG CGAGGACTCCTGGATCACGACTCTGCATCCCGCTGCATGCGGCGCTATTACAACCTGACCATCCAGGGTCAAAACCCCAACACTTACG ctctgatCCGGATGGGTGACCTCCTGCACGAGGGGCACAAAGACCCTTTTACCGCTGCAGAGATGTACACGAAGGCAGCGCTCAGGAACGATCCACAG GGGTGGTACAGCCTCGGCCTCCTCATCGAAGACGGCTTTAGCCTGCCGTTGTCAATCCTGCTTGAACTCGGCCTCTCTGAGCTGTATCTGGCAGACAGGAGTTTGCTCCTGAGCACTTTGTACTCCAG ATGCAGAGACTCCGAAAATACCGATTCCTACTTGCCCTGCAGCCTCGCCCTTTTCAACGTGCACCTTCAGTCTTTTCAAAGGGAATACGGTGCTGCCATGAAG TTCTCGGTTGCTGTCGCTGTGGTTGCAGTTTTATGCAGCTTTGGTGCCATAAGGAGATCCGTCATTTCCCGCAGCTAA